TCCGAACGAAACGCCGTCGCGCTGCAGCCCCATCCACCAAGCGCGAGAGAAGCGGCGATCAAAACCGCTGCGTAGGTCGTCCAGAGAGCCGAGGTCTTTCGCATCGTTGGCCTATCCGACACTTGTCCGGTCCGATCAAGTCGCGCGCCGGGATTCCCTCCGGTGGCGGCCCGTGCCAGAACCCCGTGCGTGGACACCGCCGTCACCATCATCGGAGGAGGACCGGTCGGGCTCTGCCTCGCCGTAGAGCTCGGGTGGCGCGGCATCGACTGCATCGTCCTCGAACGGCGGGAGCGCGGGGCCGCGACCTTCCCGACCGCCAATCACATCGGCGTCCGAACGATGGAACACCTTCGCCGGCTCGGTCTCGCAGCGGCCGTCCGAGCGGCGTTTCGCCCCGACTGGGGCGGGCACTGGATCGCACTCACGCACTTCGGCGGGCACGAAGTCACCCGCGTCGAGAACGCGCTTGGAGGCGCGGGAGGCGGAGCGGAGTCGCCCGAGCGCGAGGCTTGGGCTCCGAAGCCCTGCTTCGACCCGATCCTCGAGCGTGCCGCCGAAGCGTATCCCTCGGTCACACTAAGCCACGGGGCGCGCGTGGAGGCCGTGGAGAACATCGACGGCCCACGAGAAGGGCGAGTGGAACCACAACATCCACAAGAGTCCAAAGCCTCGAAGTCCTTCGAGTGCCGGCTCGAATCGCATCTGCCTCGTGCCTGCACGTGACATCGAGGACCTTAACTACCCACGCCGCCCGGCGGACGCAACGGCGTCTTGCTCATGCCGTAGCAGGGCCTATCCTGCGGTCTGTCTCGATCACCTCGGCGTGCCGCAGAGCGTGTCGTTGATGTCACACTGCGGCGTCTCTCCGTCGGCCCGTTGGGCGGCGTTCAGCTCGGCGATCTTCTGCTCCGTCGCAGCACTGGCCTCGCAATCACACAACTGGCTCGCACAACAGCTGCAGCCTGCGGCGAACTCCGCGTCGAAGACCTCGGAGATGTCGCACGACTCGAGGCCGCTGCAGGCGTCGAGTATCAGGCCCGACTCCTGGGAGGTGCAGAGCGTGGCGTCACACGTGTAGCCCACCTCGATCCCGGCGTCGTTCTGGCAGCCGTTGTACTCTTCGCACACCGTCGCGCAGTCGACGCCGCTGTCCGCCGGCAGGGTCGTCGTGTCGCCGTAGAGCGGACACGCGATGGGATTGCCGTCGTTCGACCCGGCATCGGGAAAGCACTCGATGTCCGGGGGAACCGGCGGGATGCCTCCCCCGCTACTCGGGTCATATGCGGCCGACCACGTGTTCGGAAGAATGTTGCAGGCCACGTTCTCCGTTCCGACCTGGAAGGGCCCGTCCGCGACGGGACACACGCAGTTGACGAGACCGTCTTCCGCGGGGAAGCACGCGGTCGTCATGCAGCCCGAGTAGGGATTCGGGTCATTCGCGCAGTCCGTGCCGATCGCGGCGCTAGAGTCGAAGCCCTGGAAGCTGAAGTCGGAGATCGCCGTGACGCCCGAGACGCTCTCGTAGAAGGTCGCCTGATTGATCGCGTAGCAGACAGGAGCCCCGTTGGGCCTCTGGCATCGATCCGGATCGGAGAGACAAACCTCCTGGTTCGCCTCGTAGACGGGCAAGTTGAGGATCGAGCTCCCCTCGACGAAGTTGAGCCCGTACCAGGTCGTGCACGGACAGTTCGACACGGTGCCATCGGACCCCGGCGTGCAATCGGCGTAGTAGCAAAGCGCGTAGGGACCGTAGCAAGGATAGAAGGTCGTGATGACGTTCGTCCACGCGGGACCGTACTCGGTCGTGTCCTGCGTATTCAGCGGGAACTCGCCACCGCAGTAGGGCTCCCCGAGTGGACACTCGTCCGTCTTCGAATCCGAGCAGCCGGCCACGAGGAGCGAAAGCAAAACGGGCAGGACGATGGCGGATCGGGCATTTCTCATGTGCGGGTTCCTTTGGTTCCGATGCGGCGAATGTGAGAGCATCGGCGAAACCGGCGGAAGCGTTAAGCACAGAAGTCGATGCACTCAAAGTGCCGATTCTTCTCCCGCGCGGGCGTGCTGTCGGGCCCTCCAGAACCAGCTCGATCGGCTGCGCCTGAAGCAGGCCATCAGCGAAGCGCGATCGTAATCGGCCCGGTGATGTCGGTGATGTCGAGAACGTCGGGCGCGGCAATGACGCGGGTCCCGCTCCCGACAAAGCAGCAACCGCCGGGCGGGACGTAGTCCTGCGGGCTCGAGCAGTTGTTGGGATCCGTAGTGCCATGGGAGCCGGAGCGCGAGCCGTACGCCTGGTTCGTCCCTGCTGGAACCTTCCGAAGCACTTCCACACCGCCGCGAACGATGACGCGGGAGAAGATCGAGACGGTTTCCCAGGGGCGCGGATCGACGCTCATCTGCGGAGGCCCGGAGCAATCGGCGGAGGCATAGTACATCACGTCCTCGTTGTTCACGTTGGGGAGGCCGCTCGCGAGCGCCCCGTTCACGAGCGGAATCTCGTAGGGGAGGCCGGCGCCGACCGGAATGCCCACGTGGAAGAGCCCCAGCATCGGTCCGATCAGATCACCGTCCGCGTCGACGGCGACGAATCCGGGCGCGGAGCCCGGCACGCTGAACTGCGACTGGCAGTTTCGGGCTCTGGTTCTTCACCTTCTGACTGAGGACCTTCTCCTGCCTGAGGCCCGGATCACCGGCAACCAGCGTCTCGAAGTGCACCGGGATCGAGCACGCCCCATCCGAGAAGATCTCGAAGTCGAGCGCCGTGCCCGCATCGACTCTCTTGAACTCTTTGAAGTCGACCGAGTAGTGGACGGGGAGCTGGGCCGCCGGGGCCGTCGACGCAGCGCCAAGAGCGAGGGCGAGCAGCGTGATTCGGAGCTTCATGATGGTTTGCCTCCAGTTGCGAGGGCCCGATCGTCCGGGCCGACGCACAGGGAGACATCAAGAAGCGAGCCATCGACCCGCAGCGCTTTTCCGCAATGAATTCAGGCCCCCCGAGCACTCGCGATCATCGCATCGATTCGCCCCGGCAACCGGGTGTTACGGGCGTAGAGGACGGTACGAGGCGCTCCGGCCGCAATCGTCTCGGGCGTGTTGTATTTCGGAGCCTCGCTGACCAAGCTCGCCGTCGACGGCCCCCTACCCAGGAGCAAAGGACCATGATCGACCTCTACTACTGCCCGACGCCGAACTGCCAGAAGATCTCGATCGCTCTCGAGGAACTGGATCTGCCGTATCAGGTGCACGCGGTCGACATCGTCGCGGGCGATCAGAACGACCCCGAGTACGCCGCCCTCTGCCCGAACCGGAAGGTTCCCGCGATCGTCGATCGCGACGGGCCGGGCGCGGTGCCGCTCGTGCTCTGGGAGTCCGGCGCGATCCTCCTCTACCTCGCTCGGAAGACCGAGCGACTCCTGCCCACGGACACGGGGCAGCGCGCACTGTGCGAGCAGTGGCTCTTCTGGCAAGCGAGCTACCTCGGCCCGATGATGGGACAGCTGCACCACTTCGTTCAATACGCGCCCGAACGTCTCCCCTACCCGATCGCGCGTTACGAGAGCGAGGTCGAACGGCTGCGTCGCCTACTCGATGCTCACCTCGAAGGACGCGAGTTCCTCGTGGACGAGTACTCCGTCGCCGACATCTCGTGCGCTCCGTGGCTCAAGATGTTCGGGTTCGCGTACCCGCACCCCGAGCCTTACCCACACCTCGATGGTTGGCTGGATCGGATCTTCGAGCGTTCCGCGGTGCAACGAGGGATCGCGGTCGACCTGG
This genomic window from Candidatus Binatia bacterium contains:
- a CDS encoding FAD-dependent monooxygenase, which translates into the protein MDTAVTIIGGGPVGLCLAVELGWRGIDCIVLERRERGAATFPTANHIGVRTMEHLRRLGLAAAVRAAFRPDWGGHWIALTHFGGHEVTRVENALGGAGGGAESPEREAWAPKPCFDPILERAAEAYPSVTLSHGARVEAVENIDGPREGRVEPQHPQESKASKSFECRLESHLPRACT
- a CDS encoding glutathione S-transferase N-terminal domain-containing protein, encoding MIDLYYCPTPNCQKISIALEELDLPYQVHAVDIVAGDQNDPEYAALCPNRKVPAIVDRDGPGAVPLVLWESGAILLYLARKTERLLPTDTGQRALCEQWLFWQASYLGPMMGQLHHFVQYAPERLPYPIARYESEVERLRRLLDAHLEGREFLVDEYSVADISCAPWLKMFGFAYPHPEPYPHLDGWLDRIFERSAVQRGIAVDLDKIRPVVVGAEPVTDEVRRHLFASYQAETQDGPTKPGGS